From one Desulfurobacterium thermolithotrophum DSM 11699 genomic stretch:
- the rbfA gene encoding 30S ribosome-binding factor RbfA yields the protein MRERRRERLKSLLIRELSDILRIEIDLPDNAFVTIHDVHLSKDGSKVTVFISALKKEDAIKAVEILNKATGYIHHILGKRLKLKVVPRPEFVISPGDLL from the coding sequence ATGAGAGAAAGAAGAAGAGAAAGACTAAAATCCCTTTTAATAAGAGAGCTCTCTGATATTCTAAGAATAGAAATTGATTTGCCTGATAACGCTTTTGTCACAATTCATGATGTTCATCTTTCAAAAGATGGCAGTAAAGTAACCGTTTTTATTTCAGCTTTGAAAAAAGAAGATGCAATAAAAGCAGTTGAAATTCTCAACAAAGCTACTGGTTATATACACCATATCCTTGGTAAAAGATTAAAGCTGAAAGTAGTTCCAAGGCCCGAATTTGTCATATCACCAGGAGATCTACTATGA
- a CDS encoding TldD/PmbA family protein, with protein sequence MKKLIEKTVGILKKQDIENFDIYAVESSGFTVEVKNKEIERIKVPVKKGLAIRVVVNGKLGFAYTTDVSDEGIRIAIECAKENAKSSSPDDYSFSMPAENFLDFPLYDDRYSEISTEEKINLALDLESKVYSFDPRIKRVRKASYKDSISTIYYYNSNDHSFNYTTSSFSLSILLAAEENEESQMGWDYDVRRYFSDLNVDLVAVRAAENAVELLGAKPLKTKKIPVIFKNTVFAEIIEALSPVFLGNNVLRGKSLFADKLGYEIANHVFNLYDDPTHESGIGTMPFDDEGVATRKKAVVERGVLKNFLLDIYSAKKLGMKSTGNGVRTSISALPQPGITNLVVEKGALGIEELVKTPEEVLLVTDAMGIHTINPISGEFSIGVSGIYFKDGKKVQPVTGMTVAGNIKELLTNITEVGRDQRWIGNICSPSVLIKSLTVSGE encoded by the coding sequence ATGAAAAAACTGATAGAAAAGACTGTCGGAATCTTAAAAAAGCAAGATATCGAAAATTTTGACATCTATGCTGTTGAATCTTCTGGTTTTACAGTCGAAGTAAAAAATAAAGAAATTGAAAGAATAAAAGTTCCTGTAAAAAAAGGACTAGCTATAAGAGTTGTCGTAAATGGAAAGTTAGGATTTGCTTATACGACAGATGTATCAGACGAAGGAATAAGAATTGCTATTGAATGTGCGAAAGAAAATGCAAAAAGTTCCTCTCCCGATGATTATTCGTTTTCAATGCCAGCTGAAAACTTTCTTGACTTTCCTTTATATGACGATAGGTATAGTGAGATCTCTACTGAGGAGAAAATAAATCTTGCACTAGATTTAGAATCTAAAGTCTACTCCTTTGATCCAAGAATAAAGAGAGTAAGGAAAGCATCTTACAAAGATTCCATTTCAACCATTTACTATTACAACTCAAATGACCATAGTTTCAACTATACAACTTCAAGCTTTTCTTTAAGTATTCTTCTTGCTGCAGAAGAAAATGAAGAGTCCCAAATGGGATGGGACTATGACGTTAGAAGATATTTCTCAGATCTTAACGTTGATCTTGTAGCAGTTAGAGCAGCAGAAAATGCCGTAGAACTTCTTGGTGCAAAACCATTAAAAACGAAAAAGATTCCTGTTATTTTTAAGAATACGGTATTTGCAGAAATTATAGAGGCTTTATCTCCTGTATTTCTTGGAAATAATGTCCTCCGAGGAAAATCTCTTTTTGCCGATAAGTTAGGATATGAAATCGCAAACCATGTTTTCAATCTTTATGATGATCCTACACATGAAAGCGGAATAGGAACAATGCCTTTTGATGATGAAGGAGTTGCTACAAGAAAGAAAGCAGTAGTAGAAAGAGGAGTGCTTAAGAATTTTCTCCTTGACATTTACTCAGCTAAAAAGCTTGGAATGAAATCCACAGGCAATGGAGTAAGAACAAGTATATCGGCGCTTCCTCAGCCTGGAATAACAAATCTTGTCGTTGAAAAGGGAGCTCTAGGAATAGAAGAGTTGGTAAAAACTCCGGAAGAGGTTTTACTTGTAACAGATGCAATGGGTATTCATACAATAAATCCTATATCTGGAGAGTTTTCTATTGGTGTGAGTGGCATATACTTTAAAGATGGCAAAAAAGTGCAGCCTGTTACAGGAATGACAGTAGCTGGAAACATTAAAGAACTTCTTACAAATATAACAGAAGTTGGAAGAGACCAAAGATGGATCGGAAATATCTGCAGTCCTTCTGTTCTTATTAAATCACTAACAGTGAGTGGAGAATGA
- a CDS encoding purine-nucleoside phosphorylase encodes MVTKASIFIKEKTGIEKFDIAVLGGSGIKLDKVFTEIPYSQIPQMPIPFVPGHSGTLKILEVGKKKVLFFEGRFHYYEDREDWELRFIPELSAKLGVKLFISTCASGAISRKAAQSEIGVIVDHINLLGRNPLVGLIKSYGDKVFINGKEIYDRKVSDLFLRKGIELGLSISPVVLASVLGPNYETFAEIRFLEVAGTDVVSMSSIPEILSAKFYGMKVAALTVITNDTLKLQTTHEEVLNISSQRSMKLSKLLWKTIHSLELS; translated from the coding sequence ATGGTGACAAAGGCTTCTATTTTTATAAAAGAGAAAACAGGTATAGAAAAGTTTGACATTGCTGTTTTAGGTGGATCCGGCATTAAACTTGACAAAGTTTTTACAGAAATTCCTTATTCTCAAATTCCACAGATGCCCATTCCTTTTGTACCGGGTCATTCTGGAACTTTAAAGATTCTTGAAGTAGGAAAAAAGAAAGTTCTTTTCTTTGAAGGTCGGTTTCACTATTATGAAGATAGAGAAGATTGGGAGTTAAGATTTATACCTGAATTATCAGCGAAGCTCGGAGTGAAACTTTTTATTTCTACCTGTGCGTCTGGAGCTATTTCAAGAAAAGCAGCACAGTCAGAAATAGGAGTTATCGTTGATCATATTAACCTTCTTGGTAGAAACCCTCTTGTGGGACTTATAAAAAGCTATGGTGATAAAGTTTTTATAAATGGAAAAGAAATTTACGATAGGAAAGTTTCAGACCTTTTTCTAAGGAAAGGAATAGAGTTAGGACTGAGTATTTCTCCTGTTGTTCTTGCTTCTGTTCTTGGTCCTAACTATGAAACATTTGCGGAAATACGGTTTTTAGAAGTTGCAGGTACTGATGTTGTTAGTATGTCAAGTATCCCAGAAATTTTATCTGCAAAATTTTACGGCATGAAGGTTGCAGCATTAACCGTTATAACTAACGATACTTTAAAACTTCAAACAACTCACGAGGAAGTGCTAAATATTTCAAGTCAAAGGTCTATGAAACTTTCAAAGCTTTTATGGAAGACGATCCATTCTCTCGAACTCAGCTGA
- the gmhA gene encoding D-sedoheptulose 7-phosphate isomerase: protein MKELIYYSFLESADLKRAFVEANRDLIYNVFLEIAKRVKNGKKILLCGNGGSAADCQHIAAELVGRFGMERRALPAIALTTDTSILTALGNDYSFDRIFERQVEALGEEGDVLIGISTSGNSKNVINAVKKAKEKKLLTVGFLGKDGGELLKVVDHCFVVKSFSTPRIQEVHITLGHILCDFIEKYLFSYDNYFPPLGEMI, encoded by the coding sequence ATTTAAAAAGGGCTTTCGTAGAAGCAAATAGAGATTTGATTTACAATGTCTTTCTTGAAATTGCAAAAAGAGTAAAGAACGGAAAGAAAATACTCCTATGTGGCAACGGAGGATCTGCTGCCGACTGTCAGCACATAGCTGCTGAGCTTGTAGGCAGATTTGGAATGGAAAGAAGAGCTCTTCCAGCTATAGCCCTTACAACAGATACATCTATCCTTACAGCTTTAGGAAATGATTATTCCTTTGATAGAATATTTGAAAGACAGGTAGAAGCTCTTGGTGAGGAAGGAGATGTGCTTATAGGAATAAGCACAAGTGGAAATTCGAAGAATGTAATTAATGCTGTAAAAAAGGCTAAGGAAAAAAAATTATTAACTGTTGGTTTTTTAGGTAAAGATGGGGGTGAACTCCTAAAAGTAGTAGATCACTGTTTTGTAGTAAAGAGCTTTTCTACTCCACGAATTCAGGAAGTTCACATAACACTTGGTCATATTCTTTGTGATTTTATTGAAAAATATCTCTTTTCCTACGATAACTATTTCCCTCCCCTAGGGGAGATGATATAA
- a CDS encoding IS110 family transposase, whose product MSPPEIRDYSKEATFKGRRLDFSLGNKPRAWRLADASCRLIIVAGSAVLEYGNSPEAEVAKHKTYQGVEMKEKVEKTLYVGVDYHKNSFTAAYLDCLTGILNTKKYEAEELEKFKNHLTTFRKKGYSVKVAVETLTGVTFFTEEIRNCVDEITYVNTNKFKNILKGVNSAKNDRIDAETIAIYYEMGLLPTVYVPTRKEKELRIKMKERDSFVDMRKGVINRLHSLLLEYGIKTNKRELTTKKGMERIKEETKKKVPPSLRETIWRQIETIEYLTDKIRETEEDIKSFIGEDEELKGKVELLKSIPGVGDIVAIAFISAVCNEERFENGDKVAAYFGLVPRVNSSGDEVRNGRITKKGDSRTRNKIIQATRALLNSKLDNSVKRFYEGLVKKGLEKKKALIAAARKLVKVMFAVLRERRQFMDFVENKCNLCVGG is encoded by the coding sequence ATGTCACCCCCTGAAATTCGGGACTATAGTAAAGAGGCAACCTTTAAAGGCAGGAGGCTGGATTTTTCCCTGGGGAATAAGCCCCGTGCGTGGAGATTAGCCGATGCCTCCTGCCGGCTAATTATAGTGGCGGGAAGCGCCGTATTGGAGTATGGGAATAGTCCCGAAGCAGAGGTTGCAAAACACAAAACATATCAGGGGGTAGAGATGAAGGAGAAGGTAGAGAAAACACTGTATGTCGGAGTGGACTACCACAAAAACAGCTTTACAGCAGCTTATTTAGATTGTCTGACAGGGATACTTAATACCAAGAAGTACGAAGCAGAAGAGTTAGAGAAATTTAAAAATCACCTAACAACTTTTAGGAAAAAAGGATATTCAGTAAAAGTTGCGGTAGAAACCTTAACAGGAGTAACATTTTTTACGGAGGAGATAAGGAACTGCGTTGATGAAATAACTTACGTTAACACTAACAAATTTAAGAACATTCTAAAAGGTGTTAACAGTGCTAAAAACGACAGGATAGATGCAGAAACGATAGCCATTTACTATGAAATGGGCTTACTTCCGACAGTTTACGTCCCGACGAGAAAAGAAAAAGAGCTAAGGATAAAGATGAAAGAGAGAGATAGCTTTGTAGATATGAGAAAAGGGGTAATTAACAGACTTCATAGCCTATTGCTTGAATATGGGATAAAGACAAACAAGAGAGAACTCACCACGAAGAAAGGGATGGAAAGGATAAAGGAAGAAACGAAGAAGAAAGTGCCTCCGTCATTACGAGAAACGATATGGAGGCAAATAGAAACAATAGAATACTTAACAGATAAGATAAGAGAGACAGAAGAAGATATCAAGAGTTTTATAGGAGAAGATGAGGAGCTTAAGGGAAAAGTAGAACTTCTAAAAAGCATACCTGGAGTAGGAGATATAGTAGCTATAGCCTTTATATCTGCCGTATGTAACGAAGAGAGGTTTGAAAACGGAGACAAGGTAGCGGCTTATTTTGGACTTGTTCCTCGTGTTAATAGCAGTGGAGACGAAGTTAGAAATGGAAGGATAACAAAGAAAGGGGACAGCAGAACGAGGAACAAGATTATCCAGGCTACGAGAGCGTTATTGAACAGCAAGTTAGACAATTCAGTTAAAAGATTTTACGAAGGGTTAGTTAAGAAAGGTTTAGAGAAGAAGAAAGCGCTGATAGCTGCGGCGAGGAAATTGGTTAAAGTAATGTTCGCAGTTTTGAGAGAGAGAAGGCAATTTATGGATTTTGTTGAAAATAAATGCAACCTCTGTGTTGGGGGTTGA
- a CDS encoding DHH family phosphoesterase yields the protein MNHSREEIANLIKDLEGKILVTTHKNPDGDAIGSSLGWHNFLKRLGKNVKIIYKDRVPFFFDFLPGIEEINVKEEITEEFDWVIITDVSELKRTGFEDIPAKKSIVIDHHITAEPFADYSIVEPEISSTCELSYEIMKLINPALIEYPVALPIYTGIVTDTGKFGYNNTSPTTHKIAAELIEKGIDPYVVTKNIFERNRIQKFKLLELVLKTLDFSIGNKVAHITLFKKFLEESGAYPEESEGFINYPRSIIGVEVAVFFKEIDENYWKVSLRSKGNVNVAEVAKRMGGGGHKMASGFETRGSLEEIKNKLFKELELAIESAEFERMDRLP from the coding sequence ATGAACCACTCAAGAGAAGAAATAGCAAATCTTATAAAAGATCTTGAAGGAAAAATTTTAGTAACTACGCATAAAAATCCAGATGGAGATGCAATAGGAAGTTCTTTAGGATGGCATAACTTCTTAAAAAGACTTGGAAAAAATGTAAAAATCATCTATAAAGATAGAGTTCCTTTCTTTTTTGACTTTCTTCCAGGAATTGAGGAAATAAACGTAAAAGAAGAAATAACAGAAGAGTTTGACTGGGTTATCATTACAGATGTTTCTGAGCTTAAAAGAACAGGATTTGAAGATATTCCAGCAAAAAAGTCAATAGTGATTGATCATCATATAACGGCTGAACCTTTTGCTGATTATTCTATTGTTGAACCTGAAATATCCAGTACATGTGAACTCTCTTACGAAATAATGAAATTGATAAATCCAGCCTTAATTGAATATCCTGTTGCTCTTCCCATCTATACTGGAATAGTTACAGATACAGGGAAATTTGGTTACAATAACACATCTCCTACAACTCATAAGATTGCTGCAGAGTTAATAGAAAAAGGAATAGATCCTTACGTTGTCACAAAAAATATCTTTGAAAGGAACAGAATACAAAAGTTTAAATTGCTGGAACTTGTTTTAAAAACTTTGGATTTTTCTATTGGAAATAAGGTTGCTCATATAACTCTATTTAAGAAGTTTTTAGAAGAAAGTGGAGCCTATCCAGAAGAATCTGAAGGATTTATAAATTATCCTCGTTCGATTATTGGGGTAGAAGTCGCGGTATTCTTTAAGGAAATAGATGAAAATTACTGGAAGGTATCTCTTCGCTCAAAAGGAAATGTAAACGTTGCAGAAGTTGCTAAAAGAATGGGAGGAGGAGGACATAAGATGGCTTCTGGCTTTGAAACTAGAGGTTCTCTTGAAGAGATAAAGAACAAATTATTTAAAGAGTTAGAATTAGCTATTGAATCAGCTGAGTTCGAGAGAATGGATCGTCTTCCATAA
- a CDS encoding ammonium transporter gives MVEESIKQLIQSLNVFYLLAGAVMILSMHAGFAFLEAGTVRKKNQVNALVKIIVDVAVATLAYFFIGYPLAHKIGFIKPAAELVSDQGFELVRFFFLLMFAACISAIVSGGVAERMKFRPYITAGFFLAGIIYPIFEALIWGERWSPAFQGWIEKMFGAPIHDFAGSMVVHGLGGWIALPAVIILGPRMGRYIKDQSKPIPISNIPYLALGSWILIIGWFGFNVMSSQSIESISGLVAVNSLMATAGGLIGGVLIGKNDPGFIHNGALAGLVAICAGSDIVNPISAFFIGFVAAWIFVKAFIWEQEKLKIDDVLGVWPLHGINGVWGGIAAGIFGQEALGGLGGVSIISQFVGVLLTIIYAVIAGFVLYKVLDVIFGLRLSEEEEFNGSDLSIHKVDAYPEDSLKV, from the coding sequence GTGGTCGAGGAGTCTATTAAACAACTAATTCAGTCCCTAAACGTCTTTTACCTGCTGGCAGGCGCTGTAATGATTCTCTCTATGCATGCAGGATTTGCTTTCCTTGAAGCAGGAACAGTTAGAAAAAAGAACCAAGTCAACGCTCTTGTAAAGATTATTGTTGACGTAGCTGTTGCTACACTTGCATACTTTTTTATTGGCTATCCCCTTGCACACAAAATAGGTTTTATTAAACCTGCAGCTGAATTAGTATCAGATCAGGGTTTTGAACTTGTTCGCTTCTTCTTTCTCTTAATGTTTGCCGCCTGCATCTCTGCAATAGTTTCTGGTGGCGTTGCAGAAAGAATGAAATTTAGACCTTACATTACAGCTGGATTTTTCCTTGCAGGTATTATTTATCCTATTTTCGAAGCTCTTATCTGGGGAGAAAGATGGTCTCCTGCTTTTCAAGGATGGATTGAAAAGATGTTTGGAGCTCCAATTCACGACTTTGCTGGTTCAATGGTAGTCCACGGACTTGGCGGCTGGATAGCTCTTCCGGCAGTTATTATTCTTGGTCCTAGGATGGGAAGATATATAAAAGATCAATCAAAACCTATACCCATTAGTAACATTCCTTATCTTGCACTTGGAAGTTGGATTTTAATCATAGGTTGGTTTGGATTTAACGTTATGAGCTCTCAAAGTATAGAATCAATTTCAGGTCTTGTAGCAGTTAATTCTCTAATGGCAACAGCTGGTGGTCTTATCGGTGGCGTGCTCATTGGAAAAAACGATCCTGGTTTTATCCATAATGGAGCTCTTGCTGGACTTGTAGCTATCTGTGCAGGCTCTGATATAGTTAATCCAATAAGTGCCTTTTTCATTGGTTTTGTTGCTGCTTGGATATTTGTTAAAGCATTCATTTGGGAACAGGAAAAGCTTAAAATAGATGATGTTTTAGGAGTTTGGCCTCTTCACGGTATCAACGGAGTATGGGGAGGTATTGCAGCAGGTATTTTTGGACAAGAAGCTCTTGGGGGATTAGGAGGTGTATCAATAATTTCTCAATTCGTAGGAGTTTTATTGACTATCATTTATGCAGTTATTGCCGGTTTTGTTCTCTATAAAGTTTTAGATGTTATTTTTGGTCTTAGACTCTCTGAAGAAGAAGAGTTTAATGGTTCAGACCTTTCCATTCATAAAGTTGATGCTTACCCTGAAGATAGTCTTAAAGTCTAA